The Rheinheimera mangrovi genome contains the following window.
TTCCAACTGACTTTCGTGGTTGTTACGCAGACGCTCCAGCGCAGCAATCATTTTATTGGCACCGACCAATTTCGCAGCACCCGCATCAGCACTGAATTCACGTTTACGGGAGAACCACATGACTATAATGCTAGCCAGTACGCCAAAGGCCATTTCCAACACAAACACTGTCATCATATAGGCGAAACCATTGCCACCACCGCCTTCTTCATTGCGGTTACCGCTGATAGCACCAGCTATTAAACGGGCAAAGAAAATAACAAAGGTATTCACCACACCTTGAATAAGCGTCAGCGTTACCATATCGCCATTGGCTACGTGAGATACTTCATGCGCTAATACGGCTTCCACTTCCTCTTCACGCATATTGCGCATCAAACCTGTGCTGACCGCCACTAATGCATTGTTGCGGCTTGCACCTGTAGCAAAAGCATTCATTTCAGGAGAATCGTAAATAGCGACTTCAGGCATACCAATACCGGCCTGCTGAGCCTGACGACGCACTGTATCAAACAACCATTGTTCAGTGGCGTTACGTGGCTGAGTGATCACTACAGCACCGGTCGAGCGTTTGGCCATCCATTTCGACATAAAAAGTGAAATGA
Protein-coding sequences here:
- the htpX gene encoding protease HtpX, producing the protein MKRIILFLATNLAVMLVLSIVLSIVFKVLGIDSRSIGGLLVFAAVFGFGGSFISLFMSKWMAKRSTGAVVITQPRNATEQWLFDTVRRQAQQAGIGMPEVAIYDSPEMNAFATGASRNNALVAVSTGLMRNMREEEVEAVLAHEVSHVANGDMVTLTLIQGVVNTFVIFFARLIAGAISGNRNEEGGGGNGFAYMMTVFVLEMAFGVLASIIVMWFSRKREFSADAGAAKLVGANKMIAALERLRNNHESQLEGSMMAFGIASKPATSELFLSHPPLEKRIAALRGGF